In Sulfurisphaera javensis, a single genomic region encodes these proteins:
- a CDS encoding 30S ribosomal protein S24e, with product MSEVQQTKIKISDKAEGIVERDVKNNAIGRRELYIKVFHIGSGTVSRKDVIKAIASAFGAQEDLIVIKKIHTVYGAGISYVRANVYNDKKTLQEFEPQYLIGRDTGQKVKKGGKGAQKQG from the coding sequence ATGAGTGAAGTACAACAAACAAAAATTAAGATTTCAGATAAAGCTGAAGGAATAGTAGAAAGAGATGTTAAAAATAATGCGATAGGTAGAAGAGAATTATATATTAAGGTTTTTCATATAGGTAGTGGGACTGTTTCAAGAAAAGATGTGATTAAGGCAATAGCTTCTGCCTTTGGTGCTCAAGAGGATCTTATAGTAATCAAGAAAATCCATACAGTTTATGGTGCTGGAATAAGTTACGTTAGAGCTAATGTATACAATGATAAGAAAACTTTACAAGAATTCGAACCTCAATATTTAATAGGTAGAGATACTGGACAAAAAGTAAAGAAAGGTGGTAAAGGTGCCCAAAAACAAGGATGA
- a CDS encoding 30S ribosomal protein S27ae, whose translation MVKVPKNKDESQKAIVRTYYVIEGDKIKLKNKKCPRCGSIMAHHLKPVERWACGKCGYTEFIGKGK comes from the coding sequence GTGGTAAAGGTGCCCAAAAACAAGGATGAAAGCCAAAAAGCAATAGTTAGAACTTATTACGTCATAGAAGGCGATAAGATAAAGTTAAAGAATAAAAAATGTCCTAGATGTGGCAGTATAATGGCGCATCATCTCAAGCCTGTAGAGCGTTGGGCATGCGGAAAATGTGGTTATACCGAGTTTATAGGTAAAGGGAAATGA
- the kae1 gene encoding KEOPS complex N(6)-L-threonylcarbamoyladenine synthase Kae1, whose protein sequence is MIVLGIESTAHTFGVGIVSDSPLSILANERDTFVPKQGGMKPSDLGRHHAEVAPVIISKALEKAKLRIEDIDYIAVSLGPGIGPALRVGATIARALALKYKKSLVPVNHGIAHIEIGRFTTKAEDPLILYLSGGNTIISTYIDGRYRVFGETLDIALGNMLDTFVREVGLAPPYVVNGVHQIDICADKGGKFIDLPYVVKGQDMSYSGLLTASLRAVKNNKLEDVCYSLREVAFDMLLEATERALALTGKKEILVVGGVAASGSLKNKLYNLAKDWNVEVKIVPPEYSGDNGAMIAYTGLLEAKHGVTIPIEKSIIRPRWRVDHVDVVWR, encoded by the coding sequence ATGATTGTTTTAGGTATTGAGTCTACTGCACATACTTTTGGTGTGGGTATAGTTTCTGATTCTCCTTTATCTATATTAGCAAATGAAAGAGATACTTTTGTTCCAAAACAAGGGGGTATGAAACCTAGTGATTTAGGTAGGCATCATGCTGAAGTAGCCCCAGTAATAATAAGTAAAGCTTTAGAAAAAGCAAAATTACGGATAGAAGATATAGATTATATAGCAGTTTCTTTAGGCCCTGGAATAGGTCCAGCTTTAAGAGTTGGAGCAACTATAGCTAGAGCTTTAGCCTTAAAATATAAGAAAAGTCTTGTTCCAGTTAATCATGGTATTGCTCATATCGAGATAGGTAGATTTACAACTAAAGCTGAAGATCCTTTGATACTTTACTTATCAGGTGGAAATACTATAATATCGACTTACATAGATGGAAGATATAGAGTTTTTGGGGAAACTTTAGATATAGCCTTAGGTAACATGTTAGATACATTTGTTAGAGAAGTGGGTCTTGCTCCTCCATACGTGGTTAATGGTGTTCATCAAATAGATATATGTGCAGATAAAGGGGGAAAATTCATTGACTTGCCATATGTAGTAAAAGGGCAAGACATGTCGTATAGTGGTTTATTGACAGCCTCTTTAAGAGCTGTAAAAAACAATAAGCTTGAAGATGTTTGTTATAGTTTAAGAGAAGTTGCATTTGATATGCTTTTAGAGGCGACTGAAAGAGCATTAGCTTTGACTGGTAAGAAAGAGATTTTAGTAGTTGGTGGCGTAGCAGCAAGTGGTAGTTTAAAAAATAAGTTATATAATCTTGCTAAGGACTGGAATGTTGAAGTAAAAATAGTGCCACCAGAATATTCTGGAGATAATGGGGCTATGATAGCATATACTGGATTACTTGAAGCCAAGCATGGTGTAACTATACCAATTGAAAAATCTATAATTAGACCTAGATGGAGAGTTGATCATGTGGATGTAGTATGGAGATAA